TAGAACTTTAGCTTTCACAACATCTGACAAAACCCCGGAGGCTGCGCTTTGAGCAACCACCAAGGGAAATCCATGACCGGCACAAGCGTCTGGAGTTGGTTTGATGTTTTCCTGCCCCGTCTTTCTGGTATGCTTAATGCCTGTAGCACGGAACGGTGATTAGCTTTTTGTATGCCAGATGGTTTATGAAAATAACTTCATTGATATTCAGGGGTTTCTGCGTTCATAGGCATTGTTTGAATCTGGCCTGGTTGGCAATTTACTTTCCATTCATGGCAACTTAGTTTCCTAAAAATGACTGCGATTAAATTGCGGCTGATTGGCTTTGCGTTGGCGATTTTTTTTGTCGCGCTGATGATTGCGTGGGCTGCGCATGCCAGTTGGTTGCGGGTGGAAAGACTGAGCGACAAGATGAACACTGCTCATATCGGCAGTTTCCAGACCGCTGATTACTTCCGTGCCAATTTTCAGGAACTGAATTACACATTGCTTAAATACCATGTTCGGCAGGACACCAAAGACCGGCAGGCCTTTTTAAGAGGATTGAATGAGCAGAATGCCTGGATCGATGCACAGCGCCCGACCTTGCTGACGCCCAAGGAGGGTCGAATCATGGATCAAATCAACGCCGCCTATGACGATTATTTTGCCGCCTCCACAAATCTGTTGAAAAAAATCGAAACATCACCGCAAGTTCGCCAGGCGGAATTCGCGGACTTTGAGAAGGTTGAAAGGGAATCAGATACGTTACTTAAACTGGCTAATGAACTGGTTGCTGCACATCAGGAATCCCTCAACAGATTTATTTCGGATTCTCAGAAATCGTTGAACTTTCTTCGGGGCCTCATTTTCGGCTCACTCTTTCTGCTATTAGTTCTGGGGGCATGGCTTGCGAGCGTGGTCTATCGCGACATGATAAATCCATTGCGCCTCAGGCTTGTGGAGAGCACGGCCATGATAGAACGCCAGGAGAAGCTGGCTTCACTCGGGGTCCTCGCTGCCGGCGTTGCCCACGAAATTCGCAATCCATTGACCGCGATCAAGGCCCGCCTTTTCACTCAGCAAAAGGCACTGACTGTTGGTTCTCCCGAATTGGAGGATGCGTTGGTTATTGGCAACGAAATCAACCGGCTCGAGCGGATCGTTAAAGACTTCCTGCAATTTGCCCGCCCAGCGGACCCTAAATTGAAACTGATGTCCGCCGAAAAGACTTTGCGCGATGTCAGGGATTTGATGGCACTGCAACTGGAACGATCATCGATCGATATGAAATTGGAACTGAATAGCGCGGGGCAAATCCTGGCTGATGCCGCACAAATCAAACAGGTTTTAATCAATCTCGTACAGAATGCTGCTGAGAGCATTCCGCAAAAGGGGACGGTGACGCTCAGAGAAAGAAAAGATGTCACCCGGTTAAACGGTCAATCTGTTCCGGTGGTAATTCTGGAGGTCGAGGATACCGGCAATGGCATCTCTGCCGAAGTGCAGAAGCGTCTCTTCGACCCGTTCTTCACCACCAAGGATAGCGGCACCGGTCTGGGACTGTCGATTGCAGCCCGAATCATTCAGAAGCACGGGGGACTTTTAGAGTTCCAAACTCAGGTCAACCGTGGCACAACCTTCGGTATTGTGTTGCCTGAAGCCAATAACTCATGAGTGTCAAAAGGACTTTATTACTGATCGAAGATGATGCGGGAGCGGCTGATGCTCTTCGTCGTGTACTGGTCAATGAGGGCTACACGGTTTCCTGCGAAGGACGCGGTGATTCAGGACTTGGAACTGCTGAAACAATTAATTTCGACGTGGTCATTTCGGATTTAAAATTGCCCGGATTGGATGGTTTGGAATTGGTGAAGCGGTTACATCAGGCGAAGCCGCGTCTGCCCATCATCCTGATGACGGCGCATGGAACCACTGAGACAGCAATCGAAGCCACCAAGCTCGGTGCGTACGATTACCTGCTTAAGCCCTTCGAAATGGAAGAGCTGCTGGATCTGGTGGAGAAAGCCGTCGAGAGCAGCCGGCTTATGTCCGAGCCTGTAAAAATGGGCGAATGTGTTTCCGCGCGAAATGCCATTATTGGCAACAGCCGGCTCATGCAAGGAATCTATAAGGAAATTGGACGTGTTGCCGCCAAGCCGATAACCGTTCTAATCCGCGGTGAAACCGGGACTGGAAAGGAATTGATCGCCAGAGCCATCTACCAGCACAGCGATCGGAGCGCAGCACCATTCGTTGCGGTTAACTGTGCGGCGATTCCGGAGACATTGCTGGAGAGTGAACTCTTTGGACACGAACGGGGTGCTTTCACCGGGGCAGATATGCGTCGGATCGGGCGCTTCGAACAGGCCAGCGGGGGCACGCTTTTTCTCGATGAGATTGGGGACATGAGCCTGAACACTCAAGCCAAGCTGCTCCGCGTTCTCCAGGAAAAGTATATCCATCGTTTGGGAGGCAGGGAACCAATTCCAATAGATGCCAGGGTGATTGCGGCTACCCACCGTGACTTGGAAAAGGCACTACATGATAAGCAATTTCGCGAAGATCTCTACTACCGCCTGAATGTTGCGGTCATCAAAACTCCTGCCTTGCGTCATAGAAGTGAAGATATTCCCAATCTGGTGAGATATCTTATGCAAATCTATGGAGCTGATTTTGACATTGAGTCACCCTCCATCCAGCCGGAAGCACTGCAGTTTTTACAAAATCAACCATGGCCGGGGAATGTGCGCGAGTTGGAAAACGTGGTGCGACAGGTCCTATTGCTCGCGGGAAGATACACCATCAGTATCGAACATGTCCGCGAGGTGGTCGCCAAAGTGGGAGAAGCA
This Pedosphaera parvula Ellin514 DNA region includes the following protein-coding sequences:
- a CDS encoding two-component system sensor histidine kinase NtrB, with product MTAIKLRLIGFALAIFFVALMIAWAAHASWLRVERLSDKMNTAHIGSFQTADYFRANFQELNYTLLKYHVRQDTKDRQAFLRGLNEQNAWIDAQRPTLLTPKEGRIMDQINAAYDDYFAASTNLLKKIETSPQVRQAEFADFEKVERESDTLLKLANELVAAHQESLNRFISDSQKSLNFLRGLIFGSLFLLLVLGAWLASVVYRDMINPLRLRLVESTAMIERQEKLASLGVLAAGVAHEIRNPLTAIKARLFTQQKALTVGSPELEDALVIGNEINRLERIVKDFLQFARPADPKLKLMSAEKTLRDVRDLMALQLERSSIDMKLELNSAGQILADAAQIKQVLINLVQNAAESIPQKGTVTLRERKDVTRLNGQSVPVVILEVEDTGNGISAEVQKRLFDPFFTTKDSGTGLGLSIAARIIQKHGGLLEFQTQVNRGTTFGIVLPEANNS
- a CDS encoding sigma-54-dependent transcriptional regulator, which gives rise to MSVKRTLLLIEDDAGAADALRRVLVNEGYTVSCEGRGDSGLGTAETINFDVVISDLKLPGLDGLELVKRLHQAKPRLPIILMTAHGTTETAIEATKLGAYDYLLKPFEMEELLDLVEKAVESSRLMSEPVKMGECVSARNAIIGNSRLMQGIYKEIGRVAAKPITVLIRGETGTGKELIARAIYQHSDRSAAPFVAVNCAAIPETLLESELFGHERGAFTGADMRRIGRFEQASGGTLFLDEIGDMSLNTQAKLLRVLQEKYIHRLGGREPIPIDARVIAATHRDLEKALHDKQFREDLYYRLNVAVIKTPALRHRSEDIPNLVRYLMQIYGADFDIESPSIQPEALQFLQNQPWPGNVRELENVVRQVLLLAGRYTISIEHVREVVAKVGEAVAGGNQSIAAGIGTYLSRARRGEMEGVHATVIEEVERELFGQAIELAQGNQAKAARWLGVSRITMREKLNHFGLHPGQSNPAD